CATGGAGTTAAAAGAGAAGTTCTTTGAATTGCACAAGAAAGTGTCTGAAGTGGTCGTGcacatgtttgaaaataaaGAGTTGATAAAATTCTTTCAAGAAACCAAGTATGATGCAGTTTTGACAGACCCTGCTAACGGAGGAGGAGTACTGCTGGCTCACTACCTCGGATTGCCGTTAGTGTTTAACGCTCGATGGACTGTTCATGGTGAGGCCCATTTTGCTGTTGCACCCTCTCCACTTTCCTATGTTCCACTTCCACCCTCAGAATTAACAGACCAAATGACTTTCTTtgagagagtgaaaaatatGGTTTTTTACACCATGAGGATGCATCTGTACAAACAGGCAGTTGGATCGCATTATTCGGAATTGACCTACCGGTACATAGGCCCAGATGTAGACTACTTCTCCCTATTTCAAGCAGCAGACCTGTGGCTGATGAGAGTGGACTTTGTATTTGAGTTCCCGCGTCCCACCATGCCTAATATTGTTTACATGGGAGGATTTCAGTGCAAACCTTCAAAACCTCTGCCACAACACCTGGAGGAGTTTGTAGAGAGTTCAGGAGAGCACGGAGTCATAATTATGTCTCTTGGGACTTTGATTGGAGAGCTTCCACATGACCTGTCTGATGAGATTGCTGCAGCTTTTGCCAAATTACCTCAAAAAGTCATCTGGAGGCATAAAGGTGACAGACCAGCCACTTTGGGGAACAACACTTTATTAGTTGAGTGGATGCCACAGAACGATCTGTTAGGACATCCAAAGATTAAACTGTTTGTAAGTCATGGAGGAACAAATGGAATCTATGAGGCTATATATCACGGGGTCCCAATTGTAGGTATACCCATTGTGTTTGATCAAGCCGACAACCTCTCCAGACTGAGAGCAAAGGGCGTTGCAAAGGTAATGGATGTTTCTGAATTAGATAGTAAAATATTTCATACTGCCGTACACGAAGTCCTGAATGAGCCCTCCTACAGAATGAACATGCAGAGACTGTCCAGACTGCACAGAGATCAGCCAATGAAGCCACTGGACCGTGCCATCTTCTGGATAGAGTTTGTCATGAGACATGGAGGTGCAGCTCACCTGAGAACAGAGTCCTACACCCTGCCCTGGTATTCCTACCACTCTGTAGATGTCATACTGTTTTTACTAACAGTTGCTCtacttattttgtttattttagttgGGTTAGTATTGTCATGCTGCCGCTtgtgtttgaaaagaaaaattaaatctGATTAATAAGGAaagatattttctttatttagtaGTTTGGCTGTGGTCTGTTACCTACTGAAAGGAAAcaatgttttacatttgaaCTTTTGAGTTAATACCAAAAAAGTCTTTTGAAAACACATATAACTGATTTCCAGCTGGAATAAATAAAGCGTGTTCAAGTAGTTTGAACATAAATCTTGTTGCAGTCCGCCATCTTGTCTGCATCCAGGTCTCtctaaaatgtctaaaaatgtggactttaacaattaaaaaaaaaaaatatatatatatatatatatatatatattttctaacTAACGCCGCTGAAAGAGCTGAAATTCCATGAAATTCTAACAAACTATGTttgttgaaatatgtttttattaaaaaaggtTAATGAAGGTTTGTGACTGCTTTACAAGTGTGTAGGGGATGTGGTTCAGGctgttaaaacaaaatataagctattttaaaaagtgtcacTTTAGAGGGTAATGTAAACACAAAAGCTCTCAGATTCTTGCAACACAGTCTTGCAACACAGGGAAGTCTTAGTAGAAGTTGTGGTTTTTTTGAAGTCACTTTGGTTTGTTACTGGTGTTTGCATAAGTGTTACACACCATTAACTACCTTTGCTTCCCTTTGTATTTTGtcaaaccattaaaataacagTACCAAGGTTCTGCTGAAGCTGGAACCTGGAAAGTGTTCTGTTCCAGGAGAAAGATCAGCTGTCAGTTGAAAGATAATGTGAATCGTTTGCTTCGAGTAATCATGCCAAATTCAGTCCTGTTGTTAGGGTGCACACATAGTGCCACCTGGTGTTTTTTGTTCATATTATACAAATATTCATTCaaactactgtatgtttttgaataaaaaatTACAGGTAAATTGAACTTGTTTCATACTaacaataaaactgataaaattCTAGAATTACACTTATCAATGAAATCTCACTTTTAACTACATACTGTAGATTCATGCAGTGTTGAACGTTTCCTGACTCTGTCTTCGAGTGGTTCTGTCAGGATCCATGCCATGGCTTCCTTTTATTTTGTGgttatttcctgtgtttctgtatttcagttCCTGGTAGAATTATGTTCACATTATCattgattactttcacctgtgttttctcATGTTCCCTGGTTTTCTCCTCCACTTTGGTCTCTTTCCTTGTCTCTGTACATGTGTGCTGGATAGGCAATGAGGTAATGACACATTCACTCACGTGTTTTCCATCTTCTCATTTAGTGAGCACTATTTAAGACAGCATCTTGCATTACTTCATTGCTGGATTGTACAGTTTCCTATAGCTGCTACAGTGGTTATGCGTCTTGCCTTTCCCTGTGCTGTGTCTCCTGGATCCTGTTTCCCTATCAGTGGCATTACCCGTGTCTCGTGCCTCCTGGTTTCTACACAGCAGCGTTACCAGGTCCTCGTAGTTGTATGGTGAATTAACCAGTAATTTAAGACTGAATTCCCTTTTCCATCTGCTCACCAGCCATTTTATACTAAGACTCTCAAACTAAATTATCTCTATGAAAGACTGAACTGTCTCCCTCTGTAGAGATTCCATCCTGTACTCGCTTAGTGAACTTAATCCTGTGTGTGTTGAAAGTAAAACTTAAACTTGTGTCTGCAAATGTGGGTCTAAAATAAATTCCATTACAAAATGtgacagtttttgtgtttttattttgttcaattGGTACAAAAAATGTAACTCTGAGAGATGGCTGGTCAGTAGACCTTCATGATGGATCCCAGTCTGCATGTGCTTTAATTACCCAGTTTTTAATGATGCTATGATCTCTCCCATTTCTCACCTGTCTGCACTCTCACATATTTAAGCCTGTACTTTCCTGACATTAACTGAAGTCGTACATCCTGAAATAGGCACAGAAATTTGGATGTCATCTCAGCTTACCACAGCTGCCCAGAATGCACTCTTTTAAATGCTTCATAAAAGCACTGTATGTGTCTTAGAGAGATGGTTTTACGGAACAGCTTGTCCATTCTCAGGGGATGTGATTTAAGTCTGAGTGTGTGAACTGCAGTTGCCCCAACATGCCCTGGAAAGCATTGAACACTTGGCGTGAGCTGACAGAGGACACATGAGGTAATATTGATACACcctaataaaaacacactttcaagtgaataagaaaacaaaagagaatcACACTCTCTCGAACTGaaaaaacataattcaaatacaaaatgcaCTGATATATGTGTAAAATAACTCTTAGCAACTCCCATTTCTGATATCCACAGTCCAACTGTTACTGGTcataatttcagttttagtaATTTGTTTGTATCATTATTTGACCAGGAAGAATTAAATTACAGGTAGGCCTACTTGCAGTAGTATTACATATTGAGTCTAGCAATTAAATGTTACAGTTGCCACTTAAAGAtattaaaaataagtaaaatcaCTTGTAAATATCTATCAGTAAGAATGTTAATGTTGCTTTATTTAATTACCATTGTGAGAATATTAATTTAGACTAGAAAATATTCTGTTATGGATATCTATATTTTAATTGATAAGAATGTGGTTTGATTGGAGAGACTGATTCATTATATGAGATGCAAAATAagtagcctggccagccagactgaGTCTTTTTCTATTCCATACAAAGAATTCTTTCTCTAAGAAAGAAGTGGttctggctggccaggctacaAATAAACCTTAAAACCAATGACATTTttggatttaatttaaaacaatctCCCTGTGATTTTGTCTTATatctcagtgttttctttgttagTATATGAACTGTTTGACATACATATTCCCTGTCTTGAGTGTAAAAATTGGTTGCCAAATAATCAGTTACAAAAAAATACGAACAGTGTGGCATCACCTTTCAATAAATTTTCCTCTCTCAGGTGTCACCTGTCCGATTTTAGTTCTTGCAGCATCTACCTTCTTTTTAGTTGTAGCTTTCTCAATTACAGCCAACCCACTGAGAACAAATCTGCTGTGGGTATCTTCTCTGACAGAACTCACTGACTCTAGCCAAATCAAATGATTGGTCAGCCTTTCTTCAGCCCTGCTGCTGGAAcagaagatgttttttttttttctttatgttgacAGTAAATTTAATTGGTTCATTCCCTTAGGGAGGGATGAAAAGAAAACTTCATGGCAAAAAGGAATAACATAATACATAACAAATCATAACAAATCCTTGAACTTAGTATAGACATTACCgtgtctgtttttattaaatatttccaATATGTTTCCTCTTAGCCACAGTTTCCACTGCTGTTGTTGCttgtttaaacatttgtttcatcGCGTGTTCCTTTGAATAATGTGCTGGGATGTTTATAGGAATTAATCCGATAGCTGAATTAAAACCACCCAAGTGTCACTCTTATGGAGGCTCAACAGGAAAGTCTCAAGCTCACCAAAGTTAGTATGATATGATACATTAATCACTtgcaacactgacatttttatttttattatttctttattaattttttaatgcTCAGTTAtacaagttgagacagaatttTTTCCCCCAACTTCCCTTCTTATATAATTTCCTAATTGTTTGAAAATTTGTCATTGAAGTTATCTGTTTAACAGTAAcaaatttatgtttatttattattaatagtttatattaaatattttctcagtCACAAATTTTACTCCTGTTTCTCCTGCCTCTCGTATTAACCTCTATGATGTCACCTGTCTGAGCCAGAAGTCATTCGGCACTTACTTTCACATTCATGTAACATGAATCTTATCAAGGAGTCAGGGGATATGCggaaatttcaaaataaaaacctgtgaaATTCACCACAGCTTAACTCAGGGCCATGGGGTCAAATGGCTTAATATTACTCACTGGTTCTTACAACTTCAAGCTTGTCCCTCATTCAAAATTTAGACAATGATGCAGGTTAACATCCAAGTATGTTTAGCAGCCAGCGACGCAGCTTAGAACACTAactttaaatgcagttttccagtaatactatactatactatacttgTTATGTTGCAGTATTGATACTTTTACTCAGAATACTAAATGTGTCCTTCACAAATAAATAACTATATTTTAACTATATTAAccattttcaaattttttgcCCATTCGCTTACCCAATTTCTTTTTGACCTTCATCCAGAACTGAATAGCATCATGCCTGATTGGGAatcacagagggagaaagaaataCTTCCTTACCCAGACCTGGCACCTGTGGTTTGgtgctttttaaaacaaactacaaCACCCCGCAGTTGGTGTCtgggtaaaagtaaaaagtaaataagttGGAGGCATCCAGGTTGAGAAAAGGAATTCCACCCTCAGCCCATGTTTAAACTTCATCATGTCTTTAGATCTTTTTGGGGATTGCAGTCAAAAATATCGTCTTCTGATTGTCATTCACATTTTGTTCTTGTGAACAGATGTAAAAAGGTGTTCTCCAGTCACAAGAGGGAAAATCACAACATACTTTTGGTGAGACTAATTACAAAATTTCTACAGTAACATCAGCAGCATTAAGGGGGGTCCCTTAACTGCCTCTGTATCTTGCAGACACAAGTCTTGCTGCCGATCAAGAGGCTGTTGAGGAAGATTGTCAAGAGCAAACTGTTTGACCGGGCAGTGATGTTGGCCGTCCTCCTCAGTGTTCTCACTGTGGCCTTAGAGCATCAGGATCAGGTGAGGATCCAAAGTGTTTTTTGTCTGCTGGAGGCTTCTTTAATTTGATAGACCCGAGTTAACAGTTCAAAGATAACATGCTACAAAGACTGTGACAGTGACTTGATGAGCGTTGCCCCAACCTTTTcctcataaaaaacaaatagaatgagattttattatttttcatcgTTTGTATGTTTTGGCAAATATTTTGACTGCTTGTCTTGTCACTTTTCCTTTACCTTCTTTCCATCTTCTCTGGTTGCAGCCTGTGGAGTAGACATATGTGTTAAGCAAATGTAACAAGGTCTTCACATTTATATTTCTTCTGGAGATGCTCATGAAGCTTTTCGTTTACACATATAAATACTTCATGGACCGCAACAACGTTTTTGACTTTTTCATTGTAATCATGAGGTAATATTGAACCCATTGCACTGTGACTATTGCTTTGTCCAGTAATATTTATAATATCATGAGTAATATAATTGAAATTCAGatcatttttttcacagtttcacagAGCTAAGTGCTCAGTCTGACAGCAGATTGTCGATCCTGCGTGTGTTTCGCCTGCTGCGGTTCGTGCGACTACTTAACTTTCTCCCATATGTGAAGCACCAACTCTTTATATTGAAAAGGACAATAGCCAGGGGCAGCCTTCTTCCTGCTCCTTCTTTTTGCCATCTTCATTTGTaggcatgtacagtacacaatCGTTTTTCCCATATCTATAATGTCAAAGAAAATCCCAAATGCTCGTCTGTTGCTACAATGATTATCAATCCTGAAATGCATACACTGAAATGATTttggcagctttttttttctttcattgcaGTGCTTTGGGCATGCACCTCTTTGGCTGTAAATTTCCCTTTAGGACACAGAGCAGTGGCGTGGTCCTGGATCGAAAAACTTCGACACCTCGCTTTGGTCCGCCCTTACTGTGTTTCAGGTTAGTTTGTGACAgcatcgttttttttttttccatttttccatccGTGTTGCTCtcatttattaaatttattaatcCAGATTCTGACTCTGGAAGACTGGAATATTGTCTTGTACAACACCATGATTGCTACCTCTCCTTGGGCTTCACTATACACCATCAGCATTATAATGCTGGGAAAATATGTGCTACTTAATGTGCTTACAGCAATAGTGGTGGACAATTTCCAGACTAAGGTAAGGCTGtctatttagtttttttccaactaaatggttttaaataattttttgaaAAGTGCAGCCAACCTGACTTTTAAAACACTTCAAACACTTATGCCAAAATCTTTTTCACTGTTGTTCCACAGCACGCTGTGTGTCCTGATCGAGACAGTAACCTATATTCTGATGCCACCTCCAGCTCTGATCCAACCAGCCTGAGCCATGACCTTGTCACTTCACAGGTGGATAATATAAGTTCCTACAAGTCATAGCTTCCAAATTTAGGTTTCATAACTTATTGAGCAACCTCTGATACTGCTTGATGTGAGAATAGTACTGTTTAGTAATATCtatttattgaatttatttaaaaatacatcctACATGGCTTGGCACACTCAAATACCAATGCCAAAATCTTTTTTTGCTCTTGTTGCAGGGCTCCTCTTTTTCTAATACAGGTGACTCTGCCAACACCACTTCAACCAGCAACTCTTCACAGACAGAGAACGTAAGCTCCAAAGAGTCACAGTTTTACGAAACTATTGATCCGTGTCTAAAATAGTACTTGTGGTGAGAACAGCAGTGTAATAATCTTGCTTAATTGTACCTGCCTTTCCTATACCTTTGTTCAACTCCATCGATCTGCATTGAAAGTAGTGAGACTTTTATTGAATTGTTCATCCACAGACACCCACTGAAAATTATCTTGGCAATTACATTGTTGTAAACTGAtgtcctgttgttttatttttcatatgcaAAATTTACTGTAGGTTGATAGGgttgaaaaaaaatttaatatcTGTCTATCGAATttattgaaaaacacattttacgTGGCTGATGGCCTGGCACAATCAAATACCAATGTCAAAatcctttttgcttttgttgcaGTGTTCCTCAAGTTCTAATACTGCGCTATCTGTCAGCACCAGTCCAACCAGCTCAACCTTTGAGAGCATACCTTCACTGACAGGGAATGTAAGAGTCACAGTTTTCAGAAATATTCACAAATCACTCTGTCATTTTACCACAATTTAAGCtaaaaaatgaagttttacaaAAACTGCAGATATTGTAGTATGatatatacacagtatgtaGTAGGTGTGTGTAGAATGGTCCCACAAAGTCATGGAAATCCATTGGCCAATGTGCATGAACTTTATATGTAACTAATAACCCTACAGGGATGTTTCAACCTGATCGCCAAAGTTTTCTGCTGGTTCAAAGAACATGATGACTGGTCTTTCTACATGTTTTTGCCAAAGAATAGGTAAGTGTCATATCCATATAAACACAcccacataaatacacatacaattTTCCTATCAATCTCTTAAAACCTGTTTGATTTGGATTTCGCTTTGAATTGGACATTGCTACAGATGATTTTTAGCCACCAGTTTTATGttatgaaacatgttttcatggtGAATGTACTGCATTTGTGATGAGAAATGCTTTATATGGTAATGCTACAGTCTGagatcacatacacacaaccaaGCCAGatgttctgtattttctgaaatgtgtcAAATGACAGTGATTATACACGGAATAAATATGTGCCTCACTCTGCCTTTAGGAACGATCGATCCTGAACTGGGCTGGATATTTGCTCTCTGCCGTCTTCTTTGTAGAGATGCTTTTGAAGGTAAcgatctgttttgttttttaacctcAGTGGTTAAAATATGTAGGTATGTGTACACCATAAGATAGTTTCTGCCTTTTTGATAAGGCCAGCCACACCTTCCAGCACCCTAGggtttaaacatttacatttgtactGACATGTAGATGCTTGCACACCAGGTTCTGGCTCTTGGCTTCATTTTGGGAAAGGGCAGCTACTTGCGGTCCAGCTGGAATGTCCTGGATGGAGTGTTAGTGATTCTGTCTGTAGACCAGATATTTATTGATCTAGCCACTTCAGGCAACACTCGCGCACTGGGCATCTTCAAGTTTTTACGGCTGCTACGTGCACTCCGCCCACTGAGGtatttagttttctgttttaatagaGTGATACCAGTGAGTACGGTTATGTACTGATTGTACATAAACATCCTTGTTTCCACTACaaactctttgttttctttctcacacaAACTCTATAGTTGTTCAAAGGAAAGTTCTTTCATTGCAAAGGCGGGGACACGAGCCACATCACCAACAAGGCTGAGTGCCTGTCAGCCAACTACAACTGGGAAAGAAAGCACTACAACTTCGACAACCTGCTTCAGGTATGGACTAATGCGCTGAGGTTGAGGAAGAAAATGATGCACACTTAATCACCAGACACAAAGCTGTTTCAGTTACAAGATAAGAATCAATTGCCAGGTTCCTTTTTAGGTGCATAAGTTACTAGTACCGGATTTATACAGTTTGATGATGCACTGGAATCTTTTGAGCATATAACATTAAAACAGGTTAAATACACCATCTGTGGATGTAAAAGCATTTCAACAATCTTCCCACAAATTTGATCAAAATCATCACCTAGTGTggtatattatatattcaaatTATACTTAAATGCTATTACTTtgatttttatatgttttgcaTACCTGTCATTTTCTTATAATTGATTATTAAATTCTTTGAGGATGCATGTACTTCCTACTCTAGTTggttatacaaaaaaaaaaaaaaagaagaaaaacacaacatatttaGCTAACAAAACGTAGGATCTAATAATATTAGTATTGGAAAAGCCCTGCGtattatttctgtgtttctcattCAGGCTCTGATGACATTGTTTGTGATGTTCTCTAAGGATGGCTGGATGAATATCATGTATGATGGACTGGATGCAATGGGTGTAGACCAACAGGTATTTTTGCTGCAAGCATGTCAGTATGAAACACTCAGGATAATTCACTTGGGAAGGTGTTGCTATAACACATGCCATCAACATGTTGCAGATACACTCATGATTCTGTAAAGAGGGTGGCAATTTTACACATTTGGTCAAATGAGCTGCTTGAGTCTCCTTTCTGTAAAAGTCACAAAAGACTTTATGTATCAAATTAACCTTTTAATTTTTACTTCTTATGCAcaggaaatgtaaaatgtctgtcttccttcttttccttctctcattTTAGCCTGTGATGAACCACAACTTATGGATGCTTCTATATTTCATCTCCTTTATGTTTGTGAGCTTCCTTCTCCTTGATATGTTCATTGGTATAATGGTG
The Mastacembelus armatus chromosome 3, fMasArm1.2, whole genome shotgun sequence DNA segment above includes these coding regions:
- the LOC113122196 gene encoding UDP-glucuronosyltransferase 2A1-like, with the translated sequence MFLSLVTVFALLAATIPVAHGGKILVFPHDGSHWVNMKVLVEELHSRGHTVTVIRATDSWYISETSPHYSTVMVDVAGGGNEDFFRLFVSEVIKIKRSKGSAWARLALDMELKEKFFELHKKVSEVVVHMFENKELIKFFQETKYDAVLTDPANGGGVLLAHYLGLPLVFNARWTVHGEAHFAVAPSPLSYVPLPPSELTDQMTFFERVKNMVFYTMRMHLYKQAVGSHYSELTYRYIGPDVDYFSLFQAADLWLMRVDFVFEFPRPTMPNIVYMGGFQCKPSKPLPQHLEEFVESSGEHGVIIMSLGTLIGELPHDLSDEIAAAFAKLPQKVIWRHKGDRPATLGNNTLLVEWMPQNDLLGHPKIKLFVSHGGTNGIYEAIYHGVPIVGIPIVFDQADNLSRLRAKGVAKVMDVSELDSKIFHTAVHEVLNEPSYRMNMQRLSRLHRDQPMKPLDRAIFWIEFVMRHGGAAHLRTESYTLPWYSYHSVDVILFLLTVALLILFILVGLVLSCCRLCLKRKIKSD